In a genomic window of Allomeiothermus silvanus DSM 9946:
- a CDS encoding DMT family transporter translates to MHPSIPRPSSLTVLFILAAGVLAVSFGSIFVRLATEAAAVHSVGFSLVVSALRLTLASLVLIPAWGALRRAKLGAGAWRYAILAGVFLAVHFATWITSISYTSIAASVTLVNTNPIWVALISWVWLKQPPARLTILGITVAFIGGLIIALGGGSNPGPNPALGNFLAVAGAVAVSFYFLLGREAQQRGFPIGLYAAVAYSAAALVLLPLPFLFGTPYLGYPAQAYVWILLMALIPQLIGHTSFNWAVRWVAPVLVTLAILFEPVGASLLAYFVFGELPGLQVLLGAGVLLVGVVAAVLGSRETPA, encoded by the coding sequence ATGCACCCTTCGATCCCACGGCCCTCGAGCCTCACCGTCCTCTTTATCCTGGCCGCCGGGGTGTTGGCGGTGTCCTTTGGCTCGATCTTTGTTCGGCTAGCGACCGAAGCCGCCGCGGTGCACAGCGTGGGATTCAGCCTGGTGGTGAGCGCCCTGCGGCTTACCCTGGCCTCGCTGGTACTGATCCCCGCCTGGGGAGCGTTGCGCAGGGCCAAGCTGGGGGCCGGAGCCTGGCGCTATGCCATCCTGGCGGGCGTGTTTCTGGCCGTTCACTTCGCCACCTGGATCACCTCCATCTCCTACACCTCCATCGCCGCCAGCGTGACCCTGGTCAACACCAACCCCATCTGGGTCGCTCTGATCTCCTGGGTCTGGCTCAAGCAGCCCCCAGCACGGCTTACTATCTTGGGGATCACGGTGGCCTTCATCGGAGGGTTGATCATAGCCCTGGGGGGGGGCTCCAACCCTGGTCCCAACCCGGCTTTAGGAAACTTCCTGGCAGTGGCGGGAGCGGTGGCGGTCTCGTTTTATTTTCTGCTGGGGCGGGAAGCCCAACAGCGGGGGTTTCCCATCGGTCTTTACGCTGCGGTCGCCTATAGTGCGGCTGCCCTCGTACTGCTGCCACTCCCTTTTCTATTCGGTACTCCCTACCTAGGCTACCCTGCCCAAGCCTATGTGTGGATCCTCCTTATGGCCTTGATTCCCCAACTTATCGGGCACACCAGCTTCAACTGGGCGGTGCGTTGGGTAGCTCCGGTGCTGGTGACGCTGGCGATCCTTTTTGAGCCGGTGGGGGCGAGCCTGCTGGCCTATTTCGTCTTTGGTGAACTCCCCGGTCTGCAGGTGCTACTGGGGGCGGGGGTCCTCCTAGTAGGGGTGGTAGCAGCAGTGCTAGGGAGCAGGGAAACCCCGGCCTGA
- a CDS encoding IS1634 family transposase: MFIRQKAFKNKDGSTRTYLQLVESVRQGGRVRQRVVATLGRLEDLQDGRLDALIENLARFSQSTWRRLEEQAERLNVRWSKQWGPALIFERLWREAELDKAFEALLEDRQLAFDVAEAVFTMVLNRLTDPCSKRGLVRQWLQGVYRPQAEQLELHHYYRALDVLAEHKEAIEDRLFARARDLFWTEVDVVFWDTTSSYFEGRGPEGLAAYGYSRDKRPDRPQLVVGVLMTRDGYPIAHEVFPGDTADKATVETVLDALKRRFHLRRVIFVADRGMVSRQILRAIEEAGMEYIVGMPLRRHRAAEAVLSQPGRYRKVNDQLQIKQVTHQGQRYVLCYNPLQAEHDRQAREAALAHLKQRIERGQAKELLRNRLLARYLKALPQGALVVDTDAVKRAARYDGKYLLRTNTDLDPEAVVRAYKDLWRVERAFRTLKSALDLRPMFHWTERRVRGHVMVCFLALVLESLLLRKLRQQNPDVSYEDVLHDLSQLHAVAVELDGEACLTRTELVGQAYEAFKAVGLRPPARVQPLPRPETTPAG, encoded by the coding sequence ATGTTCATCCGCCAGAAGGCCTTCAAGAACAAAGACGGCTCCACCCGCACCTACCTCCAGCTCGTCGAGAGCGTGCGCCAGGGCGGCCGCGTCCGCCAGCGGGTGGTCGCTACCCTGGGCCGGCTGGAGGATCTCCAGGACGGCCGGCTCGATGCCCTCATCGAGAATCTGGCCCGCTTCTCCCAGAGCACCTGGCGTCGGCTGGAGGAACAAGCCGAGCGCCTGAACGTCCGGTGGTCCAAGCAGTGGGGACCGGCGCTGATCTTCGAACGGCTGTGGCGCGAGGCCGAACTGGACAAGGCCTTCGAGGCCCTGCTGGAGGATCGCCAGCTGGCCTTCGACGTGGCCGAGGCCGTCTTCACCATGGTACTCAACCGCCTCACCGACCCCTGCTCCAAGCGGGGCCTCGTGCGCCAGTGGCTGCAGGGCGTCTACCGGCCCCAGGCCGAGCAGCTGGAACTGCACCACTACTACCGCGCCCTGGACGTCCTGGCCGAGCACAAGGAGGCGATCGAGGATCGCCTTTTCGCCCGGGCTCGCGACCTGTTCTGGACCGAGGTGGACGTCGTCTTCTGGGACACCACATCTAGCTACTTCGAAGGCCGGGGGCCCGAGGGCTTGGCGGCCTACGGGTATTCCCGGGACAAGCGCCCGGATCGGCCCCAGCTGGTGGTGGGCGTGCTCATGACCCGGGACGGCTACCCCATCGCCCACGAGGTCTTCCCAGGCGACACCGCCGACAAGGCGACCGTGGAGACCGTGCTGGATGCGCTCAAGCGGCGCTTCCACCTGCGCCGGGTGATCTTCGTCGCCGACCGGGGCATGGTCAGCCGCCAGATCCTGCGGGCCATTGAAGAGGCCGGGATGGAGTACATCGTCGGCATGCCCCTGCGCCGGCACCGGGCGGCCGAGGCGGTCTTGAGCCAGCCGGGGCGGTATCGCAAGGTGAACGACCAGCTCCAGATCAAGCAGGTGACCCACCAAGGCCAGCGCTATGTGCTCTGCTACAACCCCCTCCAGGCCGAGCACGACCGCCAGGCTCGGGAGGCGGCCCTCGCGCACCTGAAGCAGCGGATCGAGCGCGGCCAAGCCAAGGAGCTCCTGCGAAACCGTCTCCTGGCCCGTTACCTCAAGGCCCTGCCCCAGGGCGCGCTGGTGGTCGACACCGATGCCGTGAAGCGGGCGGCCCGCTACGACGGCAAGTACCTGCTGCGGACCAACACCGACCTCGACCCGGAGGCCGTGGTGCGGGCGTACAAGGATCTCTGGCGGGTCGAGCGCGCCTTCCGCACCCTCAAGTCCGCCCTGGACCTGCGGCCCATGTTCCACTGGACGGAGCGGCGGGTGCGGGGGCACGTCATGGTCTGCTTCCTGGCGCTGGTCCTGGAGAGCCTCTTGTTGCGCAAGCTCCGCCAGCAAAACCCCGATGTGAGCTACGAGGACGTGCTCCACGACCTCTCGCAGCTGCACGCCGTGGCCGTGGAGCTGGACGGCGAGGCCTGCCTCACCCGCACCGAGCTGGTCGGGCAGGCCTACGAGGCCTTCAAGGCCGTGGGCCTGCGGCCGCCGGCGCGGGTCCAGCCGCTGCCACGTCCCGAGACGACCCCCGCCGGGTAG
- a CDS encoding heavy-metal-associated domain-containing protein, which produces MDTTHQYKLKVPGMHCASEVAPARPGNRRYSGCIRTVEAALERVPSTVRVRVDYLRKEATVAGEAPLEAWLDELQAVGYPAQLIAAGV; this is translated from the coding sequence ATGGACACCACACACCAGTACAAACTCAAGGTTCCGGGGATGCACTGTGCCAGTGAAGTCGCGCCCGCGCGACCCGGCAACCGCCGGTACTCAGGTTGCATCCGCACGGTGGAAGCCGCCCTCGAGCGCGTGCCCAGCACGGTGCGGGTACGGGTGGACTACCTGCGCAAGGAAGCCACGGTGGCAGGGGAAGCCCCCCTGGAAGCCTGGCTCGACGAGCTGCAGGCCGTGGGTTACCCGGCCCAGTTGATCGCTGCGGGGGTGTGA
- a CDS encoding organomercurial lyase, producing MPSSRCPYLHFFASIEDLLAWRATLPPEIRTLVQALPLSEAFQLAQAALEGLLKEGESAAGCC from the coding sequence ATGCCCTCTAGCCGCTGCCCCTACCTCCACTTCTTCGCCTCGATAGAGGACCTCTTGGCTTGGCGAGCCACCCTGCCCCCTGAGATCCGTACCCTGGTCCAGGCCCTCCCCCTTTCCGAGGCCTTCCAGCTGGCCCAAGCGGCCCTGGAGGGTCTGCTGAAAGAGGGCGAGAGTGCGGCGGGTTGCTGCTAG
- a CDS encoding heavy metal-responsive transcriptional regulator: MYHIGELARASGLSRDTLRFYEREGLLCPEGRSEGGYRLYGEGAFQRLRFIKQARALGLSLEEIKAVLEAMQGGRPPCADVRRVLGQKVALLDERIAELSALRNALAERLEWAEAHPDPACDGKDHCVYLDPTPA; encoded by the coding sequence ATGTACCACATCGGCGAACTGGCCAGGGCAAGTGGGCTAAGCCGCGATACCTTGCGCTTCTACGAGCGCGAAGGTTTGCTATGCCCAGAAGGGCGCAGCGAGGGGGGCTACCGCCTTTATGGTGAGGGGGCTTTCCAGCGCCTGCGCTTCATCAAGCAGGCCCGGGCACTGGGGCTGTCGCTCGAGGAGATTAAGGCGGTGCTCGAGGCCATGCAAGGAGGCCGCCCTCCTTGCGCCGATGTGCGCCGGGTACTCGGCCAGAAGGTGGCCCTGCTGGATGAGCGCATCGCCGAACTCAGCGCCCTGCGCAATGCCCTGGCTGAGCGGCTGGAGTGGGCCGAAGCCCACCCCGATCCTGCCTGCGATGGCAAGGACCACTGCGTCTACCTGGACCCCACCCCTGCCTGA
- a CDS encoding MFS transporter encodes MPTAWRVFLIFFLAYFLSYFFRSANAVLAPDLSRDLALSPAQLGLMTSLFYLSFALVQIPLGPLLDRYGPKSVTPGLMLLGCAGSLIFSSAQSFTALALGRVLLGIGFAGVLMGAMKAFSLWFPDKRYATTSSLLVALGSTGALVAATPLAVLKEAVGWRGVFGWGSLAIAAVACAVFFFTRNTPPGVPWPKGKSGAGFAQVWRNPQLLRIAFLGFSITGGLLAFQTLWGGAFLYAQGMEALEVGNLLFLFSLFASTGFLVMGVLADRLGIARVTAVASLVFATGLLTLALFEAVLPNSAFYLIYPLLGFCGGANILTLAHARLIFPPELTARATTTVNLFGIGGTFLLQWWMGLLVGAWGYSAALGFVGLLLLVALWSYRPLLGASQHTFNSKA; translated from the coding sequence ATGCCTACAGCCTGGCGAGTCTTCCTTATCTTCTTCCTAGCCTACTTCCTCTCCTACTTCTTCCGCTCGGCCAACGCCGTGCTGGCCCCCGACCTCTCCCGTGACCTCGCGCTTAGCCCAGCCCAGTTGGGCCTGATGACCAGCCTCTTTTATCTGTCGTTTGCCCTGGTGCAGATCCCGCTAGGACCGCTGTTGGACCGGTATGGACCTAAATCCGTCACACCGGGGCTGATGCTGTTGGGCTGCGCAGGCAGCCTGATCTTCAGCAGCGCCCAAAGCTTCACGGCACTGGCTTTGGGACGGGTCTTGCTAGGGATCGGTTTTGCCGGGGTGTTGATGGGAGCGATGAAGGCTTTTTCCTTATGGTTCCCCGATAAGCGCTACGCTACCACGAGCAGCTTACTAGTAGCGTTGGGTTCGACCGGGGCCTTGGTCGCCGCCACTCCGCTAGCCGTGCTCAAGGAAGCCGTGGGCTGGCGTGGCGTATTCGGGTGGGGCTCGCTGGCGATCGCGGCGGTAGCTTGTGCAGTCTTCTTTTTTACACGCAACACCCCGCCCGGCGTTCCCTGGCCTAAAGGGAAGTCGGGCGCCGGGTTCGCCCAGGTCTGGCGAAACCCCCAGCTTCTGCGCATCGCATTCTTAGGTTTTTCCATCACCGGGGGGCTCCTGGCTTTTCAAACCCTGTGGGGCGGAGCGTTTTTGTATGCGCAAGGGATGGAAGCGCTCGAGGTGGGAAATCTTCTTTTTTTATTCTCACTCTTTGCCAGCACGGGTTTTTTGGTGATGGGGGTCCTGGCAGACCGGTTAGGGATTGCCCGGGTCACAGCCGTAGCCAGCCTAGTCTTCGCCACAGGCCTGTTGACCCTGGCCCTTTTCGAAGCGGTGCTCCCAAACTCAGCCTTCTACCTGATCTATCCCCTGCTGGGCTTTTGCGGCGGGGCCAACATCCTTACCCTGGCCCACGCCAGGCTGATCTTCCCGCCCGAACTTACCGCTCGTGCGACCACCACCGTCAATCTTTTCGGCATCGGAGGCACTTTCCTGCTGCAGTGGTGGATGGGGCTACTGGTAGGGGCTTGGGGCTACTCAGCCGCTTTGGGATTTGTGGGGCTGCTCCTCCTGGTGGCCCTCTGGTCCTACCGGCCCCTGCTGGGGGCGAGCCAGCACACTTTTAATTCTAAAGCGTGA
- the merA gene encoding mercury(II) reductase produces MSYDLLIIGSGSAGVAAALEAASKGAKAAVIEGGVLGGTCVNVGCVPSKALLRAAEAFHKAGHHPFRGIRTQAERVELEQVIEQKDALVRSLRQEKYAEVLEAAGAPLIRGQARFLDGETLEVNGQVHKAQRYLLATGASATLPPIPGLADSKPWTYPEALSPDRQPQNLLVIGVGAIGLEIAQAYARLGTEVTVLEATPYLLPSEDPELSTMLRGYLEAEGLSVHTGVRVERVERDSEFRVHTEGGVFRAERLLVATGRKPRTGGLELEAAGVGLGPRGEIQVDAHLKTSNPRVFAAGDAAGLPQYVYVAAQSGRVAARNALGGEEALDLQAVPRVTFTDPALATVGLTEEEARKRYGSGIRVARLPLDQLPKALAQHDPRGMFKLVVDTEGGVLGLSILAPEAGDALQEAVLAVKFGLNYRDLIDTFHPYLTLAEGIRLVAQALDTEVGRLSCCA; encoded by the coding sequence ATGAGCTACGACCTCCTCATCATAGGCTCGGGCTCGGCGGGGGTGGCCGCGGCCTTGGAAGCGGCCTCCAAAGGGGCTAAAGCCGCGGTCATCGAGGGTGGAGTCCTGGGCGGGACCTGCGTCAACGTGGGCTGCGTGCCCTCCAAGGCCTTGCTGCGTGCTGCCGAAGCCTTCCACAAGGCCGGACATCACCCCTTCCGGGGGATTCGGACCCAAGCCGAGAGGGTCGAGCTGGAGCAGGTTATCGAGCAAAAAGATGCCCTGGTGCGTAGCCTGCGCCAGGAGAAGTACGCCGAGGTGCTGGAGGCCGCCGGGGCCCCCCTGATCCGCGGTCAGGCCCGTTTCCTCGACGGGGAGACCCTGGAGGTAAACGGGCAGGTCCACAAGGCCCAGCGCTACCTGCTCGCCACTGGCGCATCTGCGACGCTGCCCCCCATCCCTGGCCTGGCTGATAGCAAGCCCTGGACCTACCCTGAAGCCCTCTCCCCGGACAGACAGCCCCAAAACCTCCTGGTCATCGGCGTAGGGGCTATCGGTCTGGAGATCGCCCAGGCCTATGCCCGGCTGGGAACGGAGGTAACCGTGCTCGAGGCCACCCCCTACCTGCTCCCCAGCGAAGACCCTGAGCTTTCCACGATGCTCAGGGGCTACCTCGAGGCCGAAGGGCTTTCGGTCCACACCGGGGTCCGGGTAGAGCGGGTGGAGCGCGACAGTGAATTCCGGGTACACACCGAGGGCGGGGTGTTCCGCGCCGAACGCTTGCTGGTAGCCACCGGGCGCAAACCCCGCACCGGGGGGCTCGAGTTGGAGGCCGCCGGGGTGGGACTAGGCCCGCGGGGAGAGATTCAGGTGGATGCACACCTCAAGACCAGCAATCCTCGCGTCTTTGCCGCGGGTGACGCCGCGGGTTTGCCGCAGTACGTCTATGTGGCCGCCCAGTCCGGGCGCGTCGCGGCGCGGAATGCGCTGGGAGGGGAAGAAGCCCTCGATCTTCAAGCGGTGCCCCGCGTGACCTTCACCGACCCTGCCCTGGCCACGGTGGGGCTTACCGAGGAAGAGGCCCGTAAGCGGTATGGTTCAGGCATCCGGGTGGCCAGGCTCCCCTTAGACCAACTCCCCAAAGCCTTAGCGCAGCATGACCCGCGGGGGATGTTCAAACTGGTGGTCGATACCGAGGGAGGGGTGCTAGGGCTTTCCATCCTGGCTCCTGAGGCTGGCGACGCGCTGCAGGAGGCGGTGCTGGCGGTCAAGTTTGGTCTTAATTACCGCGACCTGATCGACACCTTCCACCCCTACCTGACCCTGGCCGAGGGCATCCGGCTGGTGGCCCAGGCCCTCGATACCGAGGTAGGAAGGCTCTCGTGCTGCGCTTAG
- the merB gene encoding organomercurial lyase has product MNPLSANLRSLRREELLKHIQSSRPTPYQLISQEREEVYLYCAFDALLYPLLTGKRWTVEARPPGGDPLRLELAPEGPKEGGLWISFILGFDS; this is encoded by the coding sequence ATGAATCCTTTGAGCGCTAACCTGCGGAGCCTGAGGCGAGAAGAGCTTCTAAAGCACATCCAAAGCTCCAGGCCCACCCCTTACCAATTGATAAGCCAAGAGAGGGAAGAAGTTTACCTCTACTGCGCCTTCGACGCGCTGCTTTACCCCTTACTCACCGGAAAGCGCTGGACTGTGGAGGCAAGGCCCCCTGGGGGCGACCCCTTACGGCTCGAGCTAGCCCCGGAAGGCCCCAAGGAAGGCGGTCTGTGGATTTCCTTCATCCTCGGGTTTGACAGTTGA
- a CDS encoding YHS domain-containing protein yields the protein MAQLVKDPVCGRTVNAERSQFFTEYGGMIYHFCCTHCKETFLKEPERYAKEEHHESFER from the coding sequence ATGGCTCAGTTGGTCAAGGATCCGGTTTGTGGCCGCACGGTAAACGCCGAGCGCTCACAGTTCTTCACCGAGTACGGGGGAATGATCTACCACTTCTGCTGCACCCACTGTAAGGAGACCTTCCTCAAAGAGCCTGAACGCTACGCCAAGGAGGAGCACCATGAATCCTTTGAGCGCTAA